In Geopsychrobacter electrodiphilus DSM 16401, a single window of DNA contains:
- a CDS encoding peptidoglycan DD-metalloendopeptidase family protein: protein MFNFFGRHLGDEVKTAKTRKGRSPRWRFSLIALGLIFGLAMTFGILRQFYELSAIAAPDSTLTNLEPVSPPNSYQNGNSTQDSDPWQSFGVHPGDSLSALFSRAGINKEECSRVLGLGDAVEMLRVLHPGDQIRLRVDADGGLAELIYSADALRTLQIVSGPGGLRARVEEVQPVLQRTAVSEVINQTLNLALHQAGLNSSQVAEFVDIFHWRVDYRREIRRGSRFTVVYDKRQAGNQELPPGPIVAAELVLHDRTLRAFRFTAADGTSSYYDDQSASLQPTLLRTPVRFTRVSSPFSKNRFDPVVQVWRPHLGVDLAADINTPVVAAGAGSITFMGQDGGYGNLVKMKHFGAYSTRYAHLRHFASNLHVGSHVKQGQVIGYVGQSGDATGPHLHFEIRVNGKPRDPLKVNLPAVARLKPREKGRFEKLMRPLLALLENASQGRTQLAGVEKGVLPAVRSL, encoded by the coding sequence ATGTTTAATTTTTTTGGCCGACATCTGGGCGACGAAGTAAAGACCGCGAAGACCAGAAAAGGGCGCAGTCCCCGCTGGCGTTTTTCGCTGATAGCCCTGGGCCTGATATTCGGTCTGGCCATGACATTCGGGATCCTTCGTCAATTTTATGAACTTTCAGCAATTGCGGCCCCGGATTCAACTCTTACGAATCTTGAGCCGGTTTCTCCCCCGAACAGCTACCAGAACGGCAATTCCACGCAGGATTCCGACCCCTGGCAAAGCTTCGGGGTCCATCCCGGCGACAGCCTCTCGGCCCTCTTCAGTCGCGCCGGGATAAACAAGGAGGAATGCAGCCGGGTATTGGGTCTGGGTGACGCGGTGGAGATGCTGCGCGTGCTTCATCCGGGGGATCAAATACGACTGCGTGTCGACGCGGACGGAGGCTTGGCTGAACTGATTTACTCCGCCGATGCGCTGCGTACACTACAGATTGTCTCCGGTCCGGGGGGCTTGCGAGCCAGGGTGGAAGAGGTGCAGCCTGTCCTGCAGAGGACAGCGGTTTCTGAGGTGATCAACCAAACCCTCAACCTGGCGTTACACCAGGCGGGACTCAACAGTTCCCAGGTGGCCGAGTTCGTGGACATCTTTCACTGGCGGGTCGATTACCGCCGAGAGATCCGCCGCGGCTCGCGTTTTACCGTGGTTTACGACAAGCGCCAGGCAGGAAACCAGGAGTTGCCGCCCGGCCCCATTGTGGCCGCCGAGCTGGTGTTGCATGACCGCACGCTGCGCGCCTTTCGCTTCACCGCTGCCGATGGAACCAGCAGTTATTACGATGACCAGAGTGCGTCCCTGCAACCGACTTTACTGCGCACCCCGGTCCGTTTTACCCGGGTCAGCTCTCCCTTCTCCAAAAACCGCTTCGACCCCGTAGTCCAGGTGTGGCGCCCGCACCTGGGCGTTGATCTGGCCGCAGATATCAACACACCGGTTGTGGCCGCAGGGGCCGGTTCCATTACCTTTATGGGACAGGACGGAGGGTACGGAAATCTGGTCAAAATGAAACATTTCGGCGCCTATTCGACCCGCTATGCCCATCTGCGTCACTTCGCCAGTAACCTTCACGTAGGGAGCCACGTCAAACAGGGGCAGGTTATCGGCTACGTAGGACAATCAGGCGATGCCACCGGGCCCCATCTGCACTTCGAAATCCGGGTAAACGGCAAGCCCCGCGATCCGCTGAAAGTCAATCTCCCGGCGGTGGCCCGCCTCAAACCCCGGGAAAAAGGCCGCTTCGAGAAGCTTATGCGCCCCCTCCTGGCACTACTGGAGAACGCTTCTCAGGGCCGGACACAGCTGGCAGGTGTCGAGAAGGGGGTTCTCCCGGCTGTCCGCTCATTATAA
- the pdhA gene encoding pyruvate dehydrogenase (acetyl-transferring) E1 component subunit alpha, whose protein sequence is MPRETLANFSIERLEILDPRGEVDANLLPDLTDPQFLRLYELLLLTRLADERALNLQREGRLGTFPSSLGQEAAQVGSAFALAPQDWVFPSFRELGVFLCLESSLPNYYRYWMGDERGQLCPPELNLFPINIAVGTHLLHAAGVAMGARYRQEPLVAVPYLGDGGTSKGDFYEALNFAGVYRLPLVAICQNNQWAISVSRRGQTATETLAQKALACGIKGIQVDGNDVLAVYQATIEALKRARSGGGATFIECETYRMSDHTTADDARRYRDSAELESWREKDPLLRMRRFLEHRGLWIEADQQAQEQALLQRIDQAVEAAEAVSPPTVEEMFRYTCHQLSSRQEEQLKECRDGRA, encoded by the coding sequence ATGCCAAGAGAAACGCTTGCCAATTTTTCCATCGAGCGTCTTGAGATTCTTGATCCGCGAGGCGAGGTCGATGCCAACCTGCTGCCGGACCTTACAGATCCACAGTTTCTACGTTTGTATGAGCTTTTGCTGCTGACCCGCCTGGCCGATGAAAGGGCGTTGAATTTGCAGCGCGAAGGGCGACTCGGAACCTTTCCTTCGTCACTCGGGCAGGAGGCGGCGCAGGTCGGCAGTGCCTTCGCACTTGCCCCTCAGGATTGGGTCTTCCCCTCCTTCCGCGAGCTCGGCGTCTTCCTCTGTCTCGAATCTTCCCTGCCCAACTATTATCGTTACTGGATGGGTGATGAACGCGGTCAGCTTTGCCCGCCGGAGTTGAACCTCTTCCCGATTAATATCGCCGTCGGCACTCACCTGCTGCACGCGGCCGGGGTCGCCATGGGCGCCCGTTATCGTCAGGAACCGCTGGTCGCGGTCCCCTATCTGGGTGATGGCGGCACCTCCAAGGGGGATTTTTACGAAGCCCTGAATTTTGCCGGGGTCTACCGGCTGCCGCTGGTCGCCATTTGTCAGAATAATCAGTGGGCGATTTCGGTGTCTCGCCGGGGCCAGACCGCAACTGAGACCCTGGCGCAGAAGGCATTGGCCTGCGGGATCAAGGGGATTCAGGTCGACGGCAATGATGTGCTGGCGGTCTATCAGGCGACTATCGAGGCGCTGAAGCGTGCCAGAAGCGGCGGCGGTGCAACCTTTATTGAGTGTGAAACCTACCGCATGTCCGATCACACCACCGCCGATGATGCCCGCCGCTACCGGGACTCCGCTGAACTTGAGAGTTGGCGTGAGAAGGACCCGCTCTTACGCATGCGGCGCTTTCTTGAGCATCGTGGGTTGTGGATTGAGGCCGATCAACAGGCCCAGGAGCAGGCGCTGCTGCAGCGCATCGATCAGGCGGTCGAAGCAGCCGAGGCCGTTTCTCCACCGACTGTC